Part of the Aggregatilinea lenta genome, TTGAATTTCCCGGCGAACGTATTCTGACTTAAGCGTATCGCAACTAATGAGGGCAAGGCAATAGTCCCGTGCTGCTATTTCTTGCTGAAGGCGCGCGTGCCATTCCTCGCCGGGTTCAAGATCCTGCATGTCAAGGAACGGGGCAAGGCCGATCTCCTTCATCCGCGCAATGATGAGGAGGGCTAACGCACTGCTTTCGCTGCGGCGATAGGAGATGAAGACGGAGGAAGGCCGAGGCTGCTCAAGAAGCTGAAACGCTTTTGGCGTAGGAACATATACCTCAAACTGTTTATCATCCTCATGTTTCGTTTCAACGAACTCTATAAAACCATATACACGGAGAAGATGGCTACGTGGGATTGACATTCCCCACTTCTGCTTCAATCGTGACGTAAACTGGTCAGCCCAATAATCGACACCCCGTGCATGCCATTCTTCAGTTCTCTCAGTTCGAGAAACAAGGAACTCCGCAGGCCATAACTGTTCGACAATGCCATACGCCAGATCGCGAGGAAAGGCAGTTATCCTACGCAGCGGATCGGATGGAACCGGATCTAAATCGAGCGAATTGTACATCTCACTCCCCTCTATCCCTCGCCCTCCTCGCGCAGAACGCGCGTCACGGGGCGGTCCTTCGCGATCGAGAAGCGGTCGAAGTCGCGCACGAGGAACGTACGCGGGAAGATGCGCCGCGCCTCGTCCAGCACGTCGCGCTCGCGGTAGCGCCTTGAGACGTGCGTCAGCAGCAGCGTCTGCACGCCCATCTCCGCCGCAAAACGCGCCGCGCGCCCGGCGGTCATGTGCCCGAACGAATCGGCCATCTCCGCGTCCTCGTCGATGTACGTCGCCTCGGTAACCAGCGCGTGCGCGTCCTGTACGATTCCCTCCATGCCGTCGAAGGTCGCCACGTCGCCGGTAATCACCAGCCGCGCGCCGGGCAGGTCGGGGCCGAGCACGTCGTTTGGCTGGATCGTGCGCCCGTCGCCCAGCCGGATCGCCTCGCCGCGCACCAGCCGCGCGCGTTCCGGCCCGGCAGGCACGCCGAGCGCCTCCGCTTTTTCGACCAGGAAGGGACGGCGCGACTTTTCCTGGAACACGAAACCGTAATTGTCGCGCCCGCGATGCTTGACCGGGAACGCCTCAACCGAATAGTCGGCATCTTCGAGGAACACGCCCGGCTTGAGGTCGATCAGGTGCAGCGGCATAGGCGGCTTCGCGCCGCGCAGCACCACGCCGAACACCAGATCCTGCACGCGGTCGAGCGTGGCCCTGCCGCCCCAGATCTCCAGCGCGTCGATGCTCTCCCAGCGCATGAAGGTGGACATCAGCCCGGCCAGCCCCAGGATGTGATCCAGGTGGCCGTGCGTCAGCAGTATCCGGT contains:
- a CDS encoding MBL fold metallo-hydrolase, whose translation is MFEIVFLGTSASAPSVHRGLSAQVVMVKDHRYLIDCGEGTQRQILKSGIGFKRLNRILLTHGHLDHILGLAGLMSTFMRWESIDALEIWGGRATLDRVQDLVFGVVLRGAKPPMPLHLIDLKPGVFLEDADYSVEAFPVKHRGRDNYGFVFQEKSRRPFLVEKAEALGVPAGPERARLVRGEAIRLGDGRTIQPNDVLGPDLPGARLVITGDVATFDGMEGIVQDAHALVTEATYIDEDAEMADSFGHMTAGRAARFAAEMGVQTLLLTHVSRRYRERDVLDEARRIFPRTFLVRDFDRFSIAKDRPVTRVLREEGEG
- a CDS encoding toll/interleukin-1 receptor domain-containing protein, whose product is MYNSLDLDPVPSDPLRRITAFPRDLAYGIVEQLWPAEFLVSRTERTEEWHARGVDYWADQFTSRLKQKWGMSIPRSHLLRVYGFIEFVETKHEDDKQFEVYVPTPKAFQLLEQPRPSSVFISYRRSESSALALLIIARMKEIGLAPFLDMQDLEPGEEWHARLQQEIAARDYCLALISCDTLKSEYVRREIQWALNAEKTLIPVWHGGMDGDVAQDMQVQYPELAAFFAKQAIIVEPETPAGYESAIVQLLNRFGYTP